The Rhodopirellula halodulae genome includes the window ACCGGCTTGCTCGGTTGGTCCGGTGGCGCTCCACGGTTTGCTTCGGACGGATTCAGTCACTGGAAAACGGGCGACACGTTGACGCTATTAGCGGTCTTGTTCTTCAGTGCACAGATCGTCGCGGTGGATTGGTTTGGCAAGCGTTTGGATTCCCTCGCGTTCACGCCGTCCATGTTCGGGACCACCGCGGCATTGTCGTTAATGTTTTTCGTCTTCCTTCAACCGAACATTCCAGAGTTGGGCGAGGCAAGTTCCGCTGGCGAAGGCTGGGTTTCGTTGACGACCCAGTTGCCATTTTGGGGACTGATTCTGCTGCTGTCGATCTTTCCTTCGCTGATCGCGTTCTCACTGATGAATCGGTATCAGCCGAGCGTGACGCCAACGCAGGCTTCTGTGCTCTACACCTTGGAGCCTTTGATGGCTTCCGCGTGGGCGATGTTCGTTCCCGCGTTGCTCAGTCGTTGGTGTGGCGTCGACTATCAGAACGAACACCTCACGCCGCAGTTGTTGTGCGGCGGTGCGGTGCTGCTGCTCGCGAATTTTGTGGCGCTGTGGCCGACAAAAACTTCGCGTTCGACGGGGGAAGCGTCTGCCTAAGAACCAATTAGTTCGGCAGGCAATACCAGTTCATCACCGAGTGATGTTTGCAAAATTTGTAGTTGATCAAACAAGTCCTTCACGATGGCAGCCATGGCGGGGTTCGCAGCGAGGTCGTGTTGTTCGAGTGGGTCATTTAGCATGTCAAAAAGTTGAACGGTCTTGGCTTTGGGAAACACAATCAACTTGTATTGCTCGGTCCGGATGCTCCGTTGCAGATCCAGGTAAGCACCGTAGATCGTTGGGTAAGCCGAACGTGCTCCATTCATCAATGGGAGCACGCTGTGGAAATCGATATGAGCGGGTTTTTCGATCTGTGCAAGCTCCAAAGTGGTCGGCATGACGTCTTGCAAATAAACAGGCTCTTTCACTCGACCGCCTGCCTGCACCCCGGGGCCTTTGACCAGAAACGGCACTCGAACGCTGTGGTCGTATGGGTTTTGCTTTCCAAGTAATCCATGTTGGCCAACCGCCAAGCCATGATCGGCGGTGAAGAAAATCCAGGTGTTGTCGGCTTCGCCTGATTGGTCGACGGCGTCCAGGATTCGTCCAATCATCGCATCCATGTGTGTCAACAAAGCGTA containing:
- a CDS encoding DMT family transporter, which gives rise to MTESSHLVSYRRAVMALVIVNVLWGSSFPFIKTLNLLTDQHFGVDEATASASLRGAASAWMIGLRFAVALVLFAMIRRDVIRRLRKPELLAGTVIGVFFCIGMVLQVSGLSTIPASRSGFLTSLAVVWTPILATVFERQRPRAVVLLGGAISLVGVSILTGLLGWSGGAPRFASDGFSHWKTGDTLTLLAVLFFSAQIVAVDWFGKRLDSLAFTPSMFGTTAALSLMFFVFLQPNIPELGEASSAGEGWVSLTTQLPFWGLILLLSIFPSLIAFSLMNRYQPSVTPTQASVLYTLEPLMASAWAMFVPALLSRWCGVDYQNEHLTPQLLCGGAVLLLANFVALWPTKTSRSTGEASA